The DNA window TATTTTTTTCTTTCTCCTCTTGATCTCCTCCTGGATTTCAAGTGCCGTATCATAATCTTCATCTTTAACAGCTTCATCAAGCAATTTCTGCAGCTCTTCCATTGAAATAGACTTCAGGTTGTCTTCAGCAGGCAGTGTTTCTGAAAATGACTCCTCCTCTTTTGAAACATCTTCAAGTTCCAGAAGGATTCCGGCCTCATTCAGGACCTGCTGGGTGGTGAAAATAGGGGCATCAAACCGTACTGCCATGGCAACGGCATCCGAAGTTCTGGCATCAAGGATCAGCTCTTCGTCATTCACCTTATTTCTGAAATTGATATTCGAAAAGAAAACACCGTCTACGATCTGGTAAATAATTACTGAAACCAGCTCATACCCCGTAGAAGCGATGAATTTTGAAAAAAGGTCATGGGTAAGTGGCCGCGGAGGATGGATATCTTTCTCCAGGCCCAGAGAAATGGATTGTGCCTCAAAATTTCCTATCACAACAGGTAATTTTATATGAGATTCTTCATGTTCCAATAGCAATGCGTACGCTCCTGATTGTGTCTGGCTGTACGATATTCCGCGAATAATTAACTGTTTGTAATCCATAAGTACAAATATAGATTAATTTTTCAAAGTTTTTTTTACTTTTTAGACAAAAATAAAAGCCCGGAAACGGGCTTTCATAAGCGAATGGTGAATTAACTCTGTTGTCAATTTTGCTTCGCAGGTGAATCTCTAAATTGACTTTAAAATTGACAGGCAAAGCGAATTGACTATTGACGATTCACTTTTTTTATCCTTTCAGGGCTTTGATCTTCTGCGTTAATGCCGGAACGATCTGGAATAAATCTCCTGCTACCCCGTAATCTGCAGATTTGAAGAACGGTGCTTCAGGATCATTATTGATCACGACGATGGTTTTGGATGAATTCACCCCTGCAAGATGCTGAATAGCTCCAGAAATTCCTACAGCGATATACAGATTAGGTGCGATCGCTTTACCGGTTTGCCCAACGTGCTCGGAATGCGGTCTCCATCCGATATCTGATACCGGTTTTGAACACGCGGTAGCTGCTCCCAGTACATTGGCAAGGTCTTCAACCATGCCCCAGTTTTCAGGCCCTTTCATTCCTCTTCCTGCTGAAACTACTACTTCCGCTTCCTTCAGGTCCAGCTTTCCTGAACTTTGCTCATGCGAGATCACTTTGGTATCTTCATTGGCAACAGAAAGATTTTTTACCTCTTCCGAACCTGATACTGCATTCTCTTTCACTCCGAAAGCGTTCTGCGAAACGGTAACGATTACTCCTGTTCCTTCAGCTTTTGCATGCATGAAACCTTTACCCGAAAATGCCCTTCTTTTCACCTGGAATGGGGATGTGCTTTCCGGAGCTTCAAGAACATTGGTAATTAAAGAATAGTTCTTCATTACAGCAAGCATCGGCGCAATGGATGAAGCATCTGTAGTATGAGGGAATATGATGATATTACCATCTGCTACTTCATGAACTGCCTGTGCATAGGCTTTTGCTGAAAAGCTCTTAAGGCCTTCGTCTTTGATATTGATCACATGGGATGCACCGTATTTATACAATGCGTCTGAAGAATCGGTTGGGTTTACCGTGATTGCTGTAACAGTATCTCCTGTCTGGTCTGCTACTGCTTTTGCGTATGATACAGCTTCAAAAGCCGCCTTTTTGTAAACTCCGTTTATATTTTCTGCGTATACGAATACTGCCATTTTTTTGGATTTAATAATTAACAATTAAAATATTAAAAATCGAGAGCCTAACAATCAGCCCCTGATTTTGAATTTAGATTACTTTAGCTTCCTCGTGCAGCAATCTTACCAGTTCGTCAAGGTTATCTGCAGAAACCATTTTGACCGCAGCCCTAGGCGGAACACTGTCAAATGATACTCCCTGAACTTTCACTTCTGAAGAAGAAGGCTCAACCACCTGAAGAGGCTTGGTCCTTGCAGACATAATTCCCCTCATATTCGGAATGATGAGTTCTTTCTCATCTACCAGCCCTTTCTGTCCTGCAATAACCGCAGGCAGCTTTACGGAAATTGTTTCCTTCCCTCCTTCAATCTCTCTCACTGCTGTTGCCTCGCTTCCGTTGACATCCATTCCTACCGCAGCATTTACGAAAGGCAGGTTCAGCAATTGTGCCAACATCCCCGGTACAGAACCTCCGTTATAGTCAAGGGATTCTTTTCCGCAAAGAATGATGTCGTATCCTCCGTTCTGAGCCACTGCAGCAATTTCCTTAGCAGTAGAAAAGCTGTCCTTAGGATCAACGTTGATCCGAATAGCATCATTTGCACCGATAGCTAGAGCTTTCCTGATCACAGGCTCGGTAGTAGCATCCCCTACATTAAGTACCGTTACGGTAGCTCCCTGAGATTCCTGAAGCTTTACGGCTTTTGTTAAAGCGAACTCATCAAGCGGGTTGATTACCCACTGAATTCCGTTTTTGTCGAAGGCAGATTTATCTGCTGTAAAGTTAATTTTGGAAGTAGTATCCGGAACACTACTGATACAAACTAATATTTTCATATGTTGTTTTAATTTTTTTATTGCCTTATGCAGCCGTGAGGCCGTATGCGGAAATTCTTATATTTAACTCCTGCTAATATAATTAAAAAATATATTATGCATGCATAATACTTATAGATTTATTATTCAATACATTAGAACTTTCATCAGGCCGGTTTGGTCGCCCTGAATTCGATCTTGCTCGGTAAAACTCTCGGATTCATCTTTAAAATGTCCAGGATAAGGTTTCCCATATCTTCGGGCTGGATTTTCCAGCTGTCTTTTTCTGAAGGGATATTCCCGTTAAAGTTCGTGGCAACGGATCCGGGCATGATCACTGTGGATTTGATATCGTATTTCCTGAGGTCGATCATGGCTGCCTGGGTGAAGCCTACCACCCCAAATTTGGATGCATTATATCCTGCTCCGTTTTCAAAGAAATTGGCTCCCGCAAGGCTTGCAATGGTAATATAATATCCTTTGCTCTTCTTGAGTTCTTCCACGGAAGCTTTCAGCGTGTAGAATACACCGGTAAGATTGGTTTCTATCATATCGTTCCATTCTTCTGCTGTAAGCTGATCTACAGGTTTAAAAACACCCAGTCCCGCATTGGCTATGACAAAGTCCAGCCTGCCGAATTTTTCTTTTGCAGCATCAACAGCCTGCTGCTCGCTTTCCAGGCTTCGTACATCAGAAACAATTCCCAGAACATTCCCGGAATACTGTTTCAATTCTTCTTCCGCTTTCAGCACATCTTCCTTTTTCCTTCCTGAAAAGGCTACAGATACTCCGTTTTTCAGTAAAATTTCAGCAATTCCGAAG is part of the Chryseobacterium camelliae genome and encodes:
- a CDS encoding bifunctional nuclease family protein — protein: MDYKQLIIRGISYSQTQSGAYALLLEHEESHIKLPVVIGNFEAQSISLGLEKDIHPPRPLTHDLFSKFIASTGYELVSVIIYQIVDGVFFSNINFRNKVNDEELILDARTSDAVAMAVRFDAPIFTTQQVLNEAGILLELEDVSKEEESFSETLPAEDNLKSISMEELQKLLDEAVKDEDYDTALEIQEEIKRRKKKID
- a CDS encoding electron transfer flavoprotein subunit alpha/FixB family protein; the protein is MAVFVYAENINGVYKKAAFEAVSYAKAVADQTGDTVTAITVNPTDSSDALYKYGASHVINIKDEGLKSFSAKAYAQAVHEVADGNIIIFPHTTDASSIAPMLAVMKNYSLITNVLEAPESTSPFQVKRRAFSGKGFMHAKAEGTGVIVTVSQNAFGVKENAVSGSEEVKNLSVANEDTKVISHEQSSGKLDLKEAEVVVSAGRGMKGPENWGMVEDLANVLGAATACSKPVSDIGWRPHSEHVGQTGKAIAPNLYIAVGISGAIQHLAGVNSSKTIVVINNDPEAPFFKSADYGVAGDLFQIVPALTQKIKALKG
- a CDS encoding electron transfer flavoprotein subunit beta/FixA family protein, with amino-acid sequence MKILVCISSVPDTTSKINFTADKSAFDKNGIQWVINPLDEFALTKAVKLQESQGATVTVLNVGDATTEPVIRKALAIGANDAIRINVDPKDSFSTAKEIAAVAQNGGYDIILCGKESLDYNGGSVPGMLAQLLNLPFVNAAVGMDVNGSEATAVREIEGGKETISVKLPAVIAGQKGLVDEKELIIPNMRGIMSARTKPLQVVEPSSSEVKVQGVSFDSVPPRAAVKMVSADNLDELVRLLHEEAKVI
- a CDS encoding SDR family oxidoreductase; the protein is MLENKVAYITGGTKGIGFGIAEILLKNGVSVAFSGRKKEDVLKAEEELKQYSGNVLGIVSDVRSLESEQQAVDAAKEKFGRLDFVIANAGLGVFKPVDQLTAEEWNDMIETNLTGVFYTLKASVEELKKSKGYYITIASLAGANFFENGAGYNASKFGVVGFTQAAMIDLRKYDIKSTVIMPGSVATNFNGNIPSEKDSWKIQPEDMGNLILDILKMNPRVLPSKIEFRATKPA